A portion of the Colius striatus isolate bColStr4 chromosome 1, bColStr4.1.hap1, whole genome shotgun sequence genome contains these proteins:
- the RGPD4 gene encoding ranBP2-like and GRIP domain-containing protein 4 isoform X2: MMRRTKPEVERYVASVQAAAPSPREKSMKGFLFAKLYYEVKEYELAKRYISTYLSVQERDPKAHRFLGQIYEAEDNVEKAFGCYKRSVELNPTQKDLVLKIAELLCNNDITDGRAKYWVERAAKLFPGSPAVYRLKEQLLDCKGEDGWNQLFDLIQAELYARPDDVYINIRLVALYRSNNRLKDAVLHCQEAEKKIPLQSSLEWCSCVVETLEEYLESLQDLESDKSNWRAIKKDHLLAYTSFVKMTLSSRDVQECREALESFDRVLQAVKPYVSGADELSRTFLEMKGQLYLHAGTLLLKMAEHNEAQWRVVCELAALCYLISFQVPKPKSKAIKGDQTGQDMLEMLACDRKSQSGHMLLNLSHGKQDFFKEIVESFANKSGSFTLFDSLFESGASRERSFIGTDDIGNISTQAPVQMELNKYDIGAVRVHNGSLQHLVWLGLQWNSMSVLPPMRKWLKQLFHLPQETSRLETDAPESICLLDLEVFLLGVVFASNLQLQEKFNSHYGAHQPQFLPLPVCKQLYTEKQRSWWDAVRTLVQRKTQPGTAAKLRLIVQHGISTLRTLEKHGLQPALIIHWAKSLQKTGVGLNSFYDQKEYIGRSVYYWKKVLPILETIKKRRSIPEPTDPLFKHFHSVDIQVSQVAGYEEEACIAFAMLDAVDGKTDDALLAFEAIKSVVSYWNLALIFQRKAEEIENDAMLPEEQEEHRTYLFKCRHYLMKIIEESSSDVSVTEKLPVSLETVREMLDTVIQELGEHGEEGSFAFRNGLSRALDSEMKHSTPSPTKFSLSPTKSYKFSPKTPPQWAEDHKSILQMICQQVEALKNEMHEMKLNNSNSNASSHRWPAEGYGTDTMSEAYQRAQNLHEAPLTVATTGPSVYYSQSPAYNSQYLLRTAATNVTPTKGPVYGMNRLTPQQHIYAYQQPMHTPPLQNTSCMFSQEIYAPPLRFDSPAPGLISPRAGDDYYNYSVPQASTNPPLPEPGYFTKPSVAPPTLKPAESKVIEFPKSKFGQPGTAEGSKPPLLTPAPSSQPTTFKFNTNFKSNDGDFTFSSLQVAPQPPNARFNSSESLLGLLTADKPLQDDRYAEQKPANDHISNQRNAFSFGSKHVPDISFRESMAQNAHRNLGFEKSDMFSVQEPSKLVFTNSDLANRSHETEGGSTHGGDEDDDGPHFDPVVPLPDKIEVKTGEEDEEEFFCNRAKLYRFDAESKEWKERGIGNVKILKHKVSGKFRLLMRRDQVLKICANHYINTDMKLNPNAGSDKSFVWHALDYADELPKPEQLAIRFKTPEEAMLFKSKFEECQNILRTSGSNVDTSVTQSSGTARETANQDIKEPSRSSSGTPSFTFQFAKDGMGTESDSKGSLTATSTAPGPTTSSFGKEASQTSSGGFGQHLLKKDQWQCTVCLVPNEATAKNCLSCKSSKPDTWETHSTPLTDSASFKASNNIIQDNFGSAFAKKEGQWDCSVCSVRNEPTASKCCACQNPNKTSSTISGQQTSSTFGQAIAPKTIQNDLATVFPKKEGHWNCSVCLVQNETKDVKCRSCQNPNSQSQPVVSVPSSQASPAPRFGFVADASKPQKNGFEGLFTKKEGQWDCNTCLVRNEGSSPACVACQTPNPSGKPAGDASSTPTSGPKSKLSETTSGQLGTGFKCDFLEKGFKFGLTEQDKTPSFTFQIPSATEAKPVKEGFNFSVPVPAGGFKFGIQESSKKTTKKDEPSKECTTGFVKSIDEKDKKEPPSDSATTFQLQETANKEKSDFILGQNSSTFADLAKSIPKEGFQFGKKDPNFQGFSGAGEKLFSSQDSKMDHKANTSADLGEKDDDVYKTEDSDDIHFEPIVQMPEKVEPFTGEEDEKVLYSQRVKLFRFDPETSQWKERGVGNLKILKNEVNGKVRILMRREQVLKVCANHWITTTMNLKQLFGSDKAWMWMANDFSDGDAKLENLAAKFKTPEQAEEFKQKFEECQRLLLDIPLQTPHKLVDTGRTAQLIQKAEEMKCGLKDLKTFLTDDKTKLSEEENVSSVCPSSTSDLVIKPHAESTGPTLEWDNYDLREEALDDSVSSSVYASPLASSPVRKNLFRFGESTTGFSFSFKSALSPSKSPAKQNQSRTSVGTDEDSDVTQEEERDGQYFEPVVPLPDLVEVTSGEENEQVVFSHRAKLYRYDKGANQWKERGIGDIKILQNYDNKQVRIVMRRDQVLKLCANHRITPDMNMQQMKGSDRAWVWTACDFADGERKVELLAVRFKLQDVADSFKQIFEEAKHAQERETLITPLSSRANTPKESPCGKNAVAVLEETTRERTDIGHSDDTSDVTVEVTEASSTSETPTKAVVSPPKFVFGSESVKSIFSNEKSKTFTFGNTSATGSLFGFSFNPPRKTEDQISITQNTVQKEPEVPEPPKTSSTPQKPLHSKVDGFPTSTQDGPSNFSFRILDKVEKTTVSEDDLPSDDVIIVYELTPTPEQRALAGFLKLPSTFFCYKNKPGYMSDEDDDEDYETAVKNLNGRLYPSDSEERKKSQDAVKGVTGKSEVTTESKSATTCEEKPSPEEKAKAETLQAPSTPACGVSSDTEDDSPEDFQTEVKIQETKSQENKVTSSTDLACTGKEEVPTPSASEVTVFVQSATSNKEPNSTTETVSTSQASSRADDKPVDLSTKKCDSDCSESTQENRIMSFGFGSTGGLSFADLASKSSGDFAFGSKDKNFKWANTGAAVFGETACKADEDEGGSDDEVVHSDDIHFEPIVSLPEVEVKSGEEDEEILFKERAKLYRWDRDATQWKERGVGEIKILFHTQKKYYRVLMRRDQVLKVCANHVITKEMNLVPSDTSNNALIWTATDYADGEVKVEQFAVRFKSQEMANSFKSKFEECQLSLSELQKGHLSLAAGLSKDTNPVVYFEVSANDEPLGHITMELFSNIVPRTAENFRALCTGEKGFGFKNSSFHRIVTGFVCQGGDITNHNGTGGQSIYGAAFEDENFEVKHTGPGLLSMANKGRDTNSSQFFITLKKAEHLDFKHVVFGFVKDGMDVVKKIESFGSPKGTVNGKIVITDCGQI, from the exons aAATCGATGAAAGGATTCCTGTTTGCTAAGCTGTATTATGAAGTAAAAGAATATGAACTTGCTAAAAG GTACATATCTACATACCTCAGTGTACAAGAGAGAGATCCCAAAGCACACAGATTTCTTGGACAGATCTATGAAGCTGAGGATAATGTAGAAAAAGCTTTTGGGTGTTACAAG CGCTCTGTGGAGTTGAACCCAACACAGAAGGATCTTGTACTGAAGATTGCGGAGTTACTATGCAATAATGACATTACTGATGGAAGAGCAAAATACTGGGTTGAGAGAGCTGCTAAGCTCTTCCCTGGGAGTCCTGCTGTTTACAGGTTGAAG GAGCAGTTACTGGATTGTAAAGGTGAAGATGGATGGAATCAACTTTTTGACTTGATTCAAGCGGAACTTTATGCAAGACCAGATGACGTCTACATTAACATCAGACTAGTTGCACTCTACCGTTCAAATAATAGGTTAAAAGACGCTGTGCTCCACTGTcaggaggcagagaagaaaataccTTTGCAGTCAAGCTTGGAATGGTGTTCCTGTGTTGTAGAGACACTTGAG GAATATCTGGAATCTTTACAAGACTTGGAGTCTGATAAAAGTAACTGGAGAGCTATCAAGAAAGATCATCTGCTGGCATATACCAGCTTTGTCAAAATGACACTTTCTTCTAGAGATGTTCAGGAATGCAGAGAGGCACTTGAAAG ttttgatCGCGTGCTTCAGGCAGTGAAACCATATGTGAGTGGGGCTGACGAGTTGTCTCGTACCTTTCTGGAAATGAAAGGACAGCTATACCTGCATGCTGGAACGCTGCTACTGAAAATGGCCGAACACAATGAGGCTCAGTGGAGAGTTGTGTGTGAACTAGCAGCCTTGTGTTATCTGATAAGTTTCCAG GTTCCTAAACCAAAGTCAAAAGCGATAAAGGGGGATCAAACTGGACAAGATATGCTAGAAATGTTGGCCTGTGATCGAAAAAGCCAGTCTG GTCATATGCTTCTGAACTTAAGCCATGGCAAGCAAGACTTCTTTAAAGAGATTGTGGAATCATTTGCAAACAAGAGCGGTTCGTTTACATTGTTTGATAGCCTATTTGAGAGTGGAGCTTCTAGAGAAAGGTCTTTCATTGGCACAGATGATATTGGAAATATCAGTACACAAGCACCAGTACAAATGGAACTTAATAAATACGATATTG GTGCTGTTCGAGTGCACAATGGCAGTCTGCAGCACCTTGTGTGGCTGGGCTTGCAGTGGAACTCCATGTCAGTCTTACCCCCAATGCGCAAATGgttaaaacagctttttcacTTGCCCCAAGAAACGTCAAGACTTGAGACAGATGCTCCTGAGTCTATTTGCCTCTTGGACCTTGAA GTATTCCTCCTTGGAGTGGTATTTGCTAGCAACTTACAATTGCAAGAGAAGTTTAATTCTCACTATGGTGCACATCAGCCTCAATTCTTGCCATTGCCAGTGTGCAAACAACTTtatactgaaaaacaaagatcCTGGTGGGATGCCGTTCGTACTCTTGTTCAGAGAAAAACACA ACcaggaacagcagcaaaactgaggcTTATTGTACAGCATGGAATAAGTACTCTGCGAACACTGGAGAAGCATGGCCTTCAACCTGCCTTAATTATACACTGGGCAAAAAGCCTGCAAAAAACA ggTGTTGGCCTTAACTCTTTCTATGACCAGAAGGAGTATATTGGACGAAGTGTCTACTATTGGAAGAAAGTTTTGCCTATTCTGGAAACTATCAAAAAGAGGAGGAGTATTCCTGAACCAACTGATCCTCTCTTCAAACACTTCCATAGTGTAGACATTCAG GTCTCTCAGGTTGCAGGGTATGAAGAAGAGGCATGTATAGCATTTGCAATGTTGGATGCAGTTGACGGCAAAACTGATGATGCTTTATTAGCATTTGAAGCTATAAAGAGTGTGGTTTCATACTGGAATCTTGCTTTA ATCTTTCaaagaaaggcagaagagattgaaaatGATGCCATGCTGCCAGAAGAGCAAGAAGAACATAGAACCTATCTTTTTAAATGCAGGCACTATCTAATGAAGATCATTGAGGAAAGTTCCTCAGATGTGTCAGTAACAGAAAAA CTGCCAGTGTCTCTTGAAACTGTGAGGGAAATGCTGGATACCGTGATCCAAGAGCTTGGTGAGCATGGTGAAGAGGGAAGTTTTGCCTTCAGAAATGGTCTATCACGAGCTCTAGattcagaaatgaaacattCCACTCCATCACCAACTAAGTTCTCTCTTTCACCAACCAAGAGCTACAAG ttttctcccaaaacccctcctcaGTGGGCAGAAGATCACAAGTCTATACTTCAAATGATCTGTCAGCAAGTGGAAGCTTTAAAG AATGAAATGCATGAAATGAAACTGAACAATTCCAACTCAAATGCATCATCTCATCGGTGGCCTGCTGAAGGCTATGGAACAGATACAATGTCAGAGGCTTATCAGAGAGCACAGAACCTTCACGAAGCTCCACTAACAG TTGCTACCACTGGCCCATCTGTTTATTACAGCCAGTCACCTGCCTATAATTCTCAATATCTTCTCAGAACTGCTGCAACCAACGTAACACCAACAAAG GGTCCTGTCTATGGCATGAACCGACTTACACCTCAGCAACATATATATGCTTACCAACAACCAATGCATACGCCACCTCTGCAAAACACTTCTTGTATGTTTTCCCAAGAAATATACGCCCCACCTCTGCGTTTTGATTCTCCTGCTCCTGGACTCATTTCTCCTCGTGCAGGAGATGATTATTACAATTACAGCGTTCCACAGGCAAGCACAAATCCACCGTTGCCCGAACCAGGCTATTTCACAAAGCCTTCAGTCGCTCCACCGACTTTAAAGCCTGCAGAATCAAAAGTGATAGAATTTCCGAAGTCTAAATTCGGACAGCCAGGAACAGCAGAAGGATCAAAACCACCTCTGCTAACACCAGCACCATCAAGTCAGCCAACAACTTTTAAATTCAACACTAACTTCAAGTCTAACGATGGAGACtttaccttttcttctcttcaagTTGCACCACAGCCACCTAATGCACGTTTTAATAGCAGCGAGAGCCTCTTGGGTCTTCTGACAGCTGACAAACCTTTACAGGATGACAGATACGCTGAACAAAAACCAGCTAACGATCACATAAGTAATCAAAGAAATGCCTTCAGTTTTGGCAGTAAACATGTTCCAGACATCTCTTTTAGAGAAAGCATGGCACAAAATGCTCACAGAAACCTGGGTTTTGAGAAGAGCGATATGTTTAGCGTCCAAGAACCAAGCAAGCTTGTATTTACAAATTCAGATTTAGCCAACAGAAGTCATGAAACAGAGGGAGGAAGCACCCATGGTGGAGATGAGGATGATGACGGTCCTCATTTTGATCCTGTGGTGCCACTCCCTGACAAGATTGAAGTAAAGACAGGcgaggaagatgaagaagaatTCTTCTGCAACAGAGCCAAACTCTATCGTTTTGATGCAGAATCTaaagaatggaaagaaagaggtATTGGAAATGTGAAAATACTGAAACACAAAGTATCTGGCAAATTTCGTCTCTTAATGAGACGGGATCAAGTGCTGAAAATCTGTGCAAATCACTACATAAATACTGATATGAAATTAAATCCAAATGCTGGATCAGATAAGTCATTTGTATGGCATGCTTTAGATTATGCAGATGAGCTGCCAAAACCAGAACAGCTTGCAATTAGATTCAAAACACCTGAGGAGGCAATGCTTTTCAAAAGTAAGTTTGAGGAGTGTCAGAATATTTTAAGAACCTCGGGATCAAATGTTGACACATCTGTGACTCAGAGTAGCGGGACTGCAAGAGAAACAGCAAATCAGGACATTAAGGAGCCTAGCAGATCATCTTCTGGGACCCCGAGCTTTACCTTTCAGTTTGCAAAAGATGGGATGGGTACTGAATCTGATAGCAAAGGCAGCCTTACAGCTACATCAACTGCACCTGGCCCTACCACTTCTTCATTTGGAAAGGAAGCTTCACAAACCTCTTCAGGTGGCTTTGGGCAGCATCTCTTGAAGAAGGATCAGTGGCAGTGTACAGTGTGTTTAGTTCCAAATGAAGCAACTGCAAAGAATTGTTTATCGTGTAAAAGTTCAAAACCAGACACGTGGGAAACACATAGCACACCATTGACTGACTCTGCAAGTTTCAAAGCCAGCAATAACATCATACAGGACAACTTTGGATCAGCTTTTGCTAAGAAGGAAGGTCAATGGGACTGCAGTGTCTGTTCAGTTAGAAACGAACCTACTGCCTCCAAGTGTTGTGCTTGCCAGAATCCAAACAAAACTAGTTCAACTATATCTGGTCAACAAACTTCCTCTACATTTGGCCAAGCAATTGCTCCAAAGACTATTCAAAATGACTTGGCAACTGTTTTTCCTAAGAAAGAGGGTCATTGGAACTGCTCTGTATGCCTAGTCCAGAATGAAACCAAAGATGTGAAATGTCGTTCTTGTCAGAATCCAAACTCTCAAAGTCAGCCAGTTGTGTCTGTGCCTAGTTCTCAGGCATCGCCTGCTCccaggtttggttttgttgctgaTGCAAGTAAGCCACAGAAAAATGGATTTGAAGGGCTTTTTACTAAAAAGGAAGGGCAGTGGGATTGTAATACTTGTCTTGTGAGGAATGAAGGTTCTTCACCAGCCTGTGTAGCCTGCCAAACACCAAATCCATCTGGTAAGCCTGCTGGCGATGCTTCATCGACTCCTACTTCTGGCCCAAAAAGTAAATTATCTGAAACTACTTCAGGACAATTGGGAACAGGCTTTAAGTGTGATTTCCTTGAAAAGGGCTTCAAGTTTGGTCTTACTGAGCAAGACAAGACACCATCATTTACATTTCAGATTCCTTCTGCTACTGAAGCTAAGCCTGTGAAGGAAGGATTTAACTTTTCAGTGCCAGTGCCTGCAGGCGGGTTTAAGTTTGGGATACAGGAGTCGAGTAAAAAGACCACTAAGAAAGATGAGCCATCGAAAGAGTGTACAACTGGCTTTGTAAAAAGCATtgatgaaaaagacaaaaaagaaccACCTTCAGATAGTGCAACTACGTTCCAATtgcaagaaacagcaaacaagGAGAAAAGTGACTTTATTTTGGGGCAAAACAGCAGCACTTTTGCCGACCTTGCAAAAAGTATTCCCAAGGAAGGCTTTCAGTTTGGCAAAAAAGACCCTAACTTCCAAGGCTTTTCAGGTGcaggagaaaaattgttttcCTCCCAGGATTCTAAAATGGATCACAAAGCAAACACATCTGCTGACCTTGGTGAGAAGGATGATGATGTGTATAAGACAGAGGACAGTGACGATATCCACTTTGAACCTATAGTTCAAATGCCTGAAAAAGTAGAACCGTTTACAGGAGAGGAAGATGAAAAAGTGTTATACTCCCAAAGAGTCAAGCTGTTCAGGTTTGATCCAGAAACAAGCCAGTGGAAAGAACGTGGAGTGGGGAACCTGAAGATTCTTAAGAATGAAGTTAATGGCAAAGTAAGAATATTAATGCGACGTGAGCAGGTACTGAAGGTGTGTGCAAATCACTGGATAACAACAACAATGAACTTGAAACAGCTGTTTGGCTCAGACAAAGCATGGATGTGGATGGCCAATGACTTTTCTGATGGTGATGCAAAGCTGGAAAACTTGGCAGCAAAATTCAAGACTCCAGAGCAGGCTGAGGAGTTCAAACAGAAGTTTGAAGAATGTCAGAGGCTGCTACTAGATATACCACTGCAGACACCCCATAAACTTGTTGATACAGGTAGGACAGCTCAACTTatacagaaagcagaagaaatgaagTGTGGCTTAAAGGATCTCAAAACGTTTCTGACAGATGACAAAACTAAACTGTCAGAAGAGGAAAACGTAAGCTCTGTTTGTCCCAGCAGTACTTCTGATCTGGTTATAAAGCCACATGCTGAAAGTACTGGGCCCACTCTGGAGTGGGATAACTATGACTTGCGAGAAGAAGCGCTGGATGATAGTGTAAGTAGTTCTGTGTATGCATCACCTCTTGCAAGTAGCCCTGTAAGGAAAAATCTCTTTAGATTTGGAGAGTCTACCACAGGTTTTAGTTTCAGCTTTAAATCTGCCTTGAGCCCATCCAAATCTCCTGCCAAACAGAACCAGAGTAGAACATCAGTAGGCACAGACGAAGATTCTGATGTTACtcaagaagaagagagagatgggCAGTACTTTGAACCTGTGGTACCTCTGCCTGATCTCGTGGAAGTGACCAGCGGTGAGGAAAACGAACAAGTTGTCTTCAGTCACAGAGCTAAGCTTTACAGGTACGACAAAGGTGCTAATCAGTGGAAAGAGAGAGGTATCGGGGATATCAAGATACTGCAGAACTATGACAACAAGCAAGTGCGTATCGTGATGAGAAGGGACCAGGTCCTAAAACTCTGTGCCAATCATAGAATAACGCCGGATATGAATATGCAACAGATGAAAGGATCTGACAGAGCGTGGGTATGGACTGCGTGTGACTTTGCAGACGGGGAGAGGAAAGTAGAACTTCTAGCCGTGCGGTTCAAACTGCAAGATGTTGCAGATTCATTTAAGCAGATTTTTGAAGAAGCAAAGCATGCCCAAGAGAGAGAGACACTGATAACACCTCTTTCTTCTCGTGCCAATACGCCCAAGGAGTCTCCGTGTGGTAAAAATGCTGTAGCTGTACTAGAAGAAACTACCAGGGAAAGAACTGACATCGGCCATAGTGATGATACTTCTGATGTAACTGTGGAGGTCACAGAAGCGTCGAGCACTTCTGAAACACCAACAAAAGCAGTGGTTTCCCCTCCAAAGTTTGTATTTGGATCTGAATCTGTCAAGAGCATTTTCAGTAATGAAAAGTCAAAGACGTTTACGTTTGGAAATACATCAGCCACTGGTTCTCTCTTTGGCTTCAGCTTTAATCCTCCAAGAAAGACTGAAGACCAGATTTCAATAACTCAGAACACAGTGCAGAAAGAACCGGAAGTCCCTGAACCACCAAAAACCTCTAGTACTCCTCAGAAGCCCCTACACAGCAAGGTAGACGGGTTCCCTACTTCAACACAAGATGGACCCTCTAACTTCTCATTTAGAATTCTGGACAAAG TTGAGAAGACGACAGTATCAGAAGATGATCTTCCATCTGATGATGTTATCATAGTTTACGAGTTAACACCTACCCCTGAACAGAGAGCTCTTGCTGGCTTTCTCAAGCTACCTTCAACGTTCTTCTGTTACAAGAATAAGCCTGGATACATGAGTGACGAGGACGATG ATGAGGACTATGAAACAGCTGTTAAGAACCTGAATGGAAGACTGTATCCCAGTGattcagaagagagaaagaaatcacaAGATGCTGTAAaag GTGTCACAGGAAAAAGTGAAGTAACCACTGAAAGCAAATCTGCTACTACTTGTGAAGAGAAACCATCTCCTGAGGAGAAAGCTAAAGCAGAAACTCTGCAGGCTCCTTCTACGCCTGCCTGTGGTGTCAGCAGTGATACTGAGGATGACAGTCCAGAAGACTTTCAGACAGAAGTTAAAAttcaagaaacaaaa tCTCAGGAGAATAAGGTTACGAGCTCTACTGACTTAGCCTGTACTGGTAAGGAAGAGGTACCTACTCCATCAGCCAGTGAGGTGACAGTATTTGTCCAGTCAGCCACCAGCAACAAAGAACCAAATTCCACCACAGAAACTGTGAGCACATCACAGGCTTCATCAAGAGCTGATGACAAACCTGTAGACTTGTCAACTAAAAAATGTGATTCAGACTGTTCAGAGTCAACGCAAG AAAACAGAATCATGTCATTTGGTTTCGGCAGTACTGGAGGCTTGTCATTTGCAGATCTGGCGTCCAAAAGCTCTGGAGACTTTGCTTTTGGCTCAAAGG ATAAAAACTTCAAATGGGCGAATACAGGCGCAGCTGTGTTTGGAGAGACAGCCTGTAAAGCAGATGAAGATGAAGGTGGTAGTGATGATGAGGTGGTACATAGTGATGATATCCACTTTGAGCCAATTGTGTCCTTACCAGAG GTGGAGGTAAAATCTGgagaagaagatgaagaaattcTCTTCAAAGAGAGGGCAAAACTTTACAGATGGGACAGGGATGCTACTCAGTGGAAGGAACGTGGTgttggagaaataaaaatcctcTTCCATACACAGAAGAAATACTATAGAGTCCTAATGCGAAGAGACCAAGTTCTTAAAGTCTGTGCAAACCACGTCATCACCAAAGAAATGAATTTAGTGCCCTCTGATACATCAAATAATGCTTTAATTTGGACAGCCACAGATTATGCAG ATGGTGAAGTAAAAGTAGAACAATTTGCAGTCAGATTTAAAAGCCAGGAGATGGCTAATTCTTTCAAGAGTAAGTTTGAAGAGTGCCAGCTAAGCTTGTCAGAACTACAGAAGGGACACTTATCTCTGGCGGCAGGACTGTCGAAGGACACCAACCCCGTTGTGTATTTTGAAGTTTCGGCCAATGATGAACCTTTAGGACACATAACTATGGAACTGTTTTCAAATATTGTTCCTCGAACTGCTGAGAATTTCAGGGCCCTGTGCACAGGAGAGAAAGGATTTGGATTCAAGAACTCCAGCTTTCACAGAATAGTCACTGGCTTTGTGTGTCAG ggaGGTGATATAACCAACCATAATGGAACAGGTGGACAATCAATTTACGGAGCAGCATTTGAAGATGAGAATTTTGAAGTGAAACACACTGGTCCTGGATTGTTGTCCATGGCAAATAAGGGCAGGGATACCAATAGTTCTCAGTTCTTCATAACACTTAAAAAAGCAGAACACTTGGACTTCAAGCACGTAGTATTTGGATTTGTGAAAGATGGAATGGATGTTGTGAAGAAGATTGAATCCTTTGGTTCTCCTAAAGGGACAGTAAATGGAAAAATTGTCATTACAGACTGTGGACAAATATAG